The following are encoded together in the Ooceraea biroi isolate clonal line C1 chromosome 2, Obir_v5.4, whole genome shotgun sequence genome:
- the LOC105278932 gene encoding venom allergen 3, with protein MTRFFNLLSLAVLAGVFISANAVNYCNLASCRGKMHTMCAYTSSAPGPNCQQAHDAGLTNSEKDLIVRKHNELRQRVASGQETRGSPGPQPPASNMQDLTWDDELATIAQRWANQCIYKHDKCKNVERYQVGQNIARSSATGMEPAGVGEMIDDWYNEVALFDNSLVSSYQFSMDTAHYTQMVWATTAKIGCGRIKYKNERGWDTNFFVCNYGPSGNWKGKKMYEIRQ; from the exons ATGAcaagatttttcaatttactaTCTCTTGCCGTATTGGCAGGAGTCTTTATTAGCGCAAATGCAGTAAACTACTGCAACCTTGCGTCATGTCGCGGCAAGATGCACACGATGTGCGCGTATACc TCATCAGCACCAGGGCCAAACTGCCAGCAAGCGCATGATGCGGGTCTGACCAATTCTGAAAAGGACTTGATAGTGAGAAAGCATAATGAATTGAGGCAAAGAGTTGCTAGCGGTCAAGAGACAAGAGGAAGTCCTGGCCCACAACCACCAGCGTCTAACATGCAAGACTTG ACTTGGGATGACGAATTGGCAACAATTGCGCAAAGGTGGGCTAATCAATGCATTTACAAGCATGATAAGTGCAAGAACGTAG AAAGATACCAAGTCGGCCAAAACATAGCCAGAAGTTCTGCTACAGGAATGGAACCGGCCGGTGTAGGTGAAATGATCGATGACTGGTACAATGAAGTAGCACTGTTTGATAATTCTCTAGTTTCTTCATATCA GTTCTCCATGGACACTGCTCATTATACTCAAATGGTCTGGGCTACTACGGCCAAGATAGGTTGCGGCCGAATAAAGTACAAGAACGAGAGAGGCTGGGACACGAATTTCTTTGTCTGCAACTATGGTCCATCTGGAAACTGGAAAGGCaagaaaatgtatgaaatcagACAGTAA
- the LOC105278931 gene encoding venom allergen 3, whose translation MAGSCSVFCLAIIAAVFVSATAVDYCSLESCPNMHTMCRYPYPNPGPMCSNWRDNGLTDDEKARIVKKHNELRQKVASGKETRGINGPQPPAAYMPDLTWDNELAMIAQRWVNQCQPGHDVCRNVQRFAVGQNMAITMNSGPNNSPVEDMIQMWYDEVALFDNRQVWRLTSINGVGHYTQIVWAKTTKIGCGRIKYTGSGWNNHYFICNYGKAGNYLGEAVYEIRK comes from the exons ATGGCAGGAAGCTGTAGTGTCTTCTGCCTTGCTATAATCGCGGCAGTGTTCGTGAGCGCAACCGCGGTCGACTACTGCAGTTTAGAGTCATGCCCCAATATGCATACAATGTGCAGGTATCCC TATCCTAATCCGGGACCAATGTGCAGCAATTGGAGAGACAATGGTCTGACCGATGATGAGAAAGCCCGTATAGTAAAGAAACATAATGAACTGAGGCAAAAAGTCGCGTCGGGCAAGGAAACCAGAGGAATAAACGGGCCGCAACCACCAGCAGCTTATATGCCGGATTtg ACTTGGGATAATGAATTGGCAATGATTGCACAAAGATGGGTCAACCAATGCCAACCGGGACACGATGTGTGCAGAAACGTGC AAAGATTCGCGGTTGGACAGAACATGGCCATTACCATGAATTCAGGACCGAACAACAGCCCCGTGGAGGACATGATCCAAATGTGGTACGATGAGGTAGCTCTGTTCGACAATCGCCAAGTCTGGAGACTTAC GTCCATCAATGGCGTGGGACACTACACGCAAATTGTCTGGGCTAAGACGACCAAGATCGGTTGTGGCCGCATCAAGTATACGGGATCCGGCTGGAATAACCATTACTTCATTTGTAACTATGGTAAGGCTGGAAACTATCTTGGTGAAGCAGTTTACGAAATCAGAAAGTAA